A region from the Hydrogenimonas sp. genome encodes:
- a CDS encoding ATP-dependent RNA helicase RhlE — protein sequence MSFKALNLNPRIMRAVEEEGYTEPTPIQAEAIPAILDGEDLLAAAQTGTGKTAAFTLPMLQKFSDKKGEGRRYVRALVLTPTRELAAQVHQSVRTYGKYLKLKSAEVYGGVSLHPQTRALRNGVDILVATPGRLLDHLNQRNVDLSRVEILVLDEADRMLDMGFINDIKKIIAELPHFRQNLLFSATFSEEIKRLSKTILKEPRMIKVAADNTTADRIKQTIHPVDRVKKADLLSHLIGTNNWKQVLVFTRTKHGADKLSRRLAQDGLPSTSIHGNKTQAARMKALKAFKDGRVRVLVATDVAARGIDIDRLGQVVNFDLPEVAEDYVHRIGRTGRAGNAGEAFSLVSVDEKHLLHKIERVTGSQIERVLVEGFHPDPSIKAEASGKRPRSGGRGRGFGSSGRRGASGGREGRTFRKRS from the coding sequence ATGTCTTTTAAGGCTTTGAACCTGAACCCCCGTATCATGCGTGCCGTCGAAGAGGAGGGCTACACCGAACCTACACCGATCCAGGCTGAAGCTATTCCGGCCATTCTGGATGGGGAAGATCTTCTCGCTGCCGCTCAGACCGGTACCGGAAAAACAGCCGCTTTTACACTCCCGATGCTGCAGAAGTTCTCCGACAAGAAAGGGGAGGGCAGACGCTATGTCCGCGCACTTGTGCTCACACCCACCAGAGAGCTGGCCGCGCAGGTGCACCAGAGCGTGCGTACATACGGGAAGTATCTAAAGCTCAAGAGCGCGGAAGTTTACGGCGGTGTCTCACTGCATCCGCAGACCCGTGCGCTGCGCAACGGTGTCGATATTCTCGTCGCCACCCCCGGCCGCCTGCTCGACCATCTCAACCAGCGCAACGTCGATCTGAGCAGAGTTGAGATACTCGTGCTGGATGAGGCGGACAGAATGCTCGATATGGGCTTTATAAACGATATAAAAAAGATCATCGCGGAGCTTCCCCACTTCAGGCAGAATCTTCTCTTTTCGGCAACCTTCTCAGAGGAGATAAAGCGCCTCAGCAAAACGATTCTGAAAGAGCCCCGTATGATAAAAGTGGCGGCTGACAACACCACCGCAGACCGTATAAAACAGACCATCCACCCGGTAGACAGGGTTAAAAAGGCCGATCTGCTGAGCCATCTTATCGGAACCAACAACTGGAAACAGGTACTTGTATTTACCCGCACAAAGCATGGAGCCGACAAGCTCTCGAGACGCCTTGCGCAAGACGGCCTGCCCAGTACCTCCATTCACGGAAACAAGACGCAGGCGGCGCGCATGAAGGCGCTTAAAGCTTTCAAAGATGGACGTGTCCGCGTTCTTGTCGCTACGGATGTGGCTGCACGAGGTATCGATATCGACAGACTGGGCCAGGTCGTCAACTTCGACCTGCCCGAAGTGGCCGAAGACTATGTGCACCGCATAGGCAGAACGGGTCGCGCCGGCAACGCCGGTGAAGCCTTTTCCCTGGTCTCCGTAGACGAGAAGCACCTGCTCCATAAAATCGAAAGAGTGACTGGTTCGCAGATAGAGAGGGTTCTGGTAGAGGGTTTTCATCCGGACCCGTCCATCAAGGCCGAAGCTTCCGGGAAGCGCCCGAGAAGCGGCGGCAGAGGCAGGGGCTTCGGCTCTTCGGGCCGCAGAGGAGCCTCCGGCGGCCGTGAAGGCAGAACTTTCCGCAAAAGATCCTGA
- a CDS encoding hemerythrin-like metal-binding protein — MVDKKRLPRVSFEDMNTMHYEEVDFINDLFEQLESGSDMGVTSALEALLEHMQKHFGYEEEMLKNRGFGMFDIHRNDHNRIMGETRMAYMNWRNFKDREALKEFMEDEFMEWLNLHIQAMDSVAADFLSRLDDS; from the coding sequence ATGGTAGACAAAAAGAGACTCCCGAGAGTCAGTTTCGAAGATATGAACACGATGCACTACGAAGAGGTAGATTTCATCAATGATCTTTTCGAACAGTTGGAGAGCGGTTCAGACATGGGTGTGACATCCGCACTGGAGGCTCTGCTGGAGCATATGCAGAAGCATTTCGGGTATGAGGAGGAGATGCTGAAAAACAGAGGGTTCGGCATGTTCGACATACACAGGAACGACCATAACCGCATCATGGGCGAGACACGGATGGCCTATATGAACTGGCGTAACTTCAAAGATCGTGAAGCCCTGAAGGAGTTTATGGAGGATGAGTTCATGGAGTGGCTCAATCTTCACATTCAGGCTATGGACAGCGTAGCGGCAGATTTTCTCAGCCGCCTAGACGATTCTTAG
- a CDS encoding flavodoxin 1, with translation MSVGIFYGSSGGATERVAKMIKEALGIDSDLIDIADAKAEDFDRYDILILGSSTWGDGDLQDDWEDFFDEFKKIDLKGKTVALFGLGDQEEYPDTFVDAMGILYGQAVENGAKTVGGGWPAEGYDFDESRAVREGAFVGLAIDEENQEELTEQRVRKWTEGLKKELFGRDTDEPLRIV, from the coding sequence ATGAGTGTAGGAATATTTTACGGAAGCAGCGGCGGTGCAACCGAAAGGGTCGCGAAAATGATAAAAGAGGCGCTCGGTATCGACTCAGACCTCATCGATATAGCAGACGCGAAGGCGGAAGATTTCGACAGGTACGATATTTTGATACTCGGCAGCTCAACATGGGGCGACGGAGATCTGCAGGATGACTGGGAGGATTTTTTCGACGAGTTCAAAAAGATAGACCTGAAGGGCAAAACGGTAGCCCTCTTCGGTCTCGGCGATCAGGAGGAGTACCCGGATACGTTTGTGGACGCCATGGGAATACTCTACGGGCAGGCGGTAGAAAACGGTGCAAAAACAGTCGGCGGCGGCTGGCCTGCGGAGGGGTACGATTTCGACGAATCGAGAGCCGTGAGAGAGGGAGCCTTCGTGGGACTCGCAATAGATGAAGAGAACCAGGAGGAGCTTACAGAACAAAGAGTCCGGAAATGGACAGAAGGGCTGAAAAAAGAGCTCTTCGGAAGAGATACCGACGAGCCCCTAAGAATCGTCTAG